A stretch of bacterium DNA encodes these proteins:
- a CDS encoding plasmid pRiA4b ORF-3 family protein gives MKTTRQLSKKTDSSARPLLYRLKVTLLDSKPPIWRRLLVRGDTTLGRLHRIVQEAMGWYDGHLHTFTVRGNTYSMPDPEWMEPMRDERKATLVGLRLTPRSRFRYEYDMGDGWEHEILVEAVTEAESSRPRRAVCLDGKRACPPEDVGGTGGYEYFLEAIRDPKHKEHKDMLEWIGREFDPEAFSVAETDEALKGL, from the coding sequence ATGAAGACAACAAGACAACTATCGAAGAAGACCGATTCTTCTGCAAGACCGCTGTTGTACCGACTGAAGGTCACGCTGCTGGACTCGAAGCCACCGATATGGCGGCGGCTGCTGGTCCGGGGCGACACAACGCTCGGGCGTCTGCATAGGATTGTCCAAGAGGCGATGGGTTGGTATGACGGTCATCTGCACACTTTCACCGTCCGTGGGAATACCTACTCGATGCCTGACCCGGAGTGGATGGAGCCGATGCGAGACGAGCGGAAGGCGACACTGGTGGGCCTCAGACTCACGCCGCGGAGCCGATTCCGGTATGAGTACGACATGGGCGATGGTTGGGAGCACGAGATTCTCGTTGAGGCAGTGACCGAGGCCGAGTCATCACGGCCTCGCCGTGCGGTCTGCCTTGACGGGAAGCGGGCATGTCCGCCCGAGGACGTCGGCGGGACCGGCGGGTACGAGTACTTCCTTGAGGCAATCCGCGACCCGAAGCACAAGGAGCACAAGGATATGCTGGAGTGGATTGGCCGCGAGTTCGACCCCGAGGCGTTCAGTGTCGCAGAGACGGATGAAGCATTGAAGGGCCTGTAG
- a CDS encoding site-specific DNA-methyltransferase has translation MKLPTSDHRAPRNRTLTLTEQERLGLLPRLVRLSGPVEFDGIQNRTINQDLTDVLAWLPAHFVDLLFLDPPYNLTKSYNGNTFSRQAANEYRAWFESWFVPLLRTLKSSASVYVCADWRSSGIVQSVLETHLKVHSRITWEREKGRGARTNWKNCVEDIWFGTVSDDYYFNVDAVKLRRRVIAPYRDSEGRPRDWTADPTGGTRDTHPSNIWTDMTVPFWSMPENTDHPTQKPEKLLAKIVLASSPPDGVVLDPFLGSGTTSVVAKKLGRRYVGIEQDADYCCLAEKRLALAERDHTIQGYAGGVFWERNSAPAARRTTLYRQPADMPLMFDARAKEPHDGKK, from the coding sequence ATGAAGCTGCCGACGAGTGACCATCGCGCACCGCGGAATCGTACTCTGACCCTGACCGAACAGGAGCGGCTTGGACTCCTTCCAAGGCTTGTCAGGCTGAGTGGCCCGGTGGAGTTCGACGGGATTCAGAACCGGACAATCAATCAGGACCTGACTGACGTCTTAGCCTGGCTGCCGGCTCATTTCGTAGACCTTCTGTTCCTCGACCCGCCGTACAACCTGACCAAGTCGTACAACGGGAACACGTTCTCAAGACAGGCGGCCAACGAGTATCGGGCATGGTTTGAGTCCTGGTTCGTGCCGCTGCTGAGGACGCTGAAGAGCAGTGCCTCGGTCTATGTCTGCGCCGATTGGCGCTCATCCGGCATCGTTCAGTCCGTCTTGGAGACGCATCTCAAGGTACACAGCCGCATAACCTGGGAACGTGAGAAGGGCAGGGGGGCTCGAACGAACTGGAAGAACTGCGTTGAGGACATCTGGTTCGGGACAGTCTCGGACGATTACTACTTCAATGTGGACGCAGTCAAGCTGCGGCGTCGCGTGATTGCACCGTACAGGGATTCGGAAGGACGTCCCAGAGACTGGACTGCAGACCCGACCGGTGGTACGCGCGATACGCATCCGTCGAATATCTGGACGGACATGACAGTCCCGTTCTGGTCCATGCCCGAGAACACGGACCATCCCACACAGAAGCCGGAGAAGCTCCTGGCGAAGATAGTACTTGCCAGCAGTCCTCCCGATGGAGTCGTCCTCGATCCATTCCTCGGTTCCGGTACCACGTCGGTGGTGGCGAAGAAGCTCGGCCGGCGCTATGTCGGCATTGAACAGGACGCCGACTACTGCTGCCTGGCTGAGAAGCGGCTGGCACTCGCCGAACGTGACCACACCATCCAGGGTTATGCGGGAGGCGTGTTCTGGGAACGGAACTCGGCTCCGGCCGCGCGTAGAACTACGCTGTACAGGCAGCCAGCCGACATGCCTCTTATGTTCGATGCCAGAGCGAAGGAGCCCCATGATGGAAAGAAGTAA